A genomic stretch from Syntrophorhabdaceae bacterium includes:
- a CDS encoding polysaccharide deacetylase family protein, whose amino-acid sequence MERGRPKIKSILRRARRRFLRGAVILAYHRIADLDFDPHHLAVSPSHFAQHVDHLKKTCTLMPLQDLGKALLRGNLPPRAVAVTFDDGYLDVLERAHPILRAARTPATVFVPSGLVGEQREFWYDELDRLLLCAERLPKKLNLSIGGQSCAWDTVSPGQIKSVFWDVWNRLKSLRHDERTEVLDELQRWTGQERKCREGYRPMNAGELYRLSQEGWEIGGHTITHAVLSQMKNEDQYSEIARGREMLSDILGRPISAFAYPHGSNEDFTAETVAIVKKAGFSLGCTMLPGSVKSGDDLFRLNRYAVLDWPLDIFVMQLDSFFSSRGKMQRVAQAIRPRWPHFCPTGG is encoded by the coding sequence ATGGAGAGAGGGCGTCCAAAGATAAAGAGTATCCTGAGAAGGGCGCGCAGACGGTTTCTGCGCGGGGCAGTCATACTTGCCTATCACCGGATAGCCGATCTCGATTTCGACCCCCACCACCTGGCGGTCTCCCCCTCCCACTTCGCCCAGCACGTGGACCACCTGAAAAAAACATGCACCCTAATGCCACTGCAGGATTTGGGCAAGGCACTCCTGAGGGGGAACCTGCCACCCAGGGCCGTGGCAGTGACATTTGACGATGGCTATCTTGATGTTCTGGAGCGGGCTCATCCGATCTTGAGGGCAGCCCGCACCCCGGCAACAGTTTTTGTTCCCTCCGGGTTAGTTGGAGAACAGAGGGAATTCTGGTACGACGAACTGGACAGGCTTTTGCTTTGCGCCGAAAGATTGCCGAAAAAACTGAACCTGTCCATTGGGGGTCAATCGTGCGCGTGGGATACAGTTTCGCCGGGGCAAATAAAGAGTGTCTTCTGGGACGTCTGGAATCGGCTGAAATCCCTTCGCCACGACGAGCGCACCGAGGTTCTCGATGAGTTGCAAAGATGGACGGGTCAGGAGCGGAAGTGCCGCGAGGGATACCGACCGATGAATGCCGGCGAATTATATCGTCTGTCGCAGGAAGGATGGGAAATCGGCGGCCACACAATTACACATGCAGTCCTTTCGCAGATGAAGAATGAAGATCAGTATAGTGAGATCGCCCGGGGACGCGAAATGCTGAGTGATATCCTCGGCCGGCCGATCTCCGCTTTTGCATATCCTCATGGCTCGAATGAAGACTTCACTGCCGAAACGGTCGCCATTGTGAAAAAGGCCGGCTTCTCATTGGGGTGTACGATGCTTCCCGGCAGCGTCAAATCCGGTGACGACCTATTTCGTCTCAACCGATACGCAGTGCTTGATTGGCCCCTCGATATATTCGTCATGCAGCTCGATTCCTTTTTTTCTTCAAGGGGTAAGATGCAAAGGGTTGCACAGGCCATCCGCCCCAGGTGGCCGCATTTTTGCCCGACGGGAGGTTGA